Proteins from one Candidatus Desulfovibrio trichonymphae genomic window:
- the hypB gene encoding hydrogenase nickel incorporation protein HypB, producing MQIPVIRNVLEANEKTAGQVRARLNRHNILTLNMISSPGAGKTSLLERTLSDLADEFRMAVIEGDLQTTNDAQRVAATGAQAVQINTDGGCHLDSNMILSSLDSLNLKGMDILFIENVGNLVCPVEFDCGEDAKVALLSVAEGDDKPEKYPLLFNLAKVMVLNKIDLMPHVDFDRARARAFAAKLNKDLEIFELSCRSGEGLSGWYDWLRKARMEKKTA from the coding sequence ATGCAAATACCCGTAATACGCAATGTTCTGGAAGCGAATGAAAAAACGGCGGGGCAGGTGCGCGCGCGACTGAACAGGCACAACATCCTCACACTCAACATGATCAGTTCTCCCGGCGCCGGCAAAACCTCGCTTCTGGAACGCACGCTCAGCGACCTGGCCGACGAATTTCGGATGGCAGTCATTGAAGGAGATTTGCAGACCACAAACGACGCGCAAAGGGTGGCGGCCACCGGCGCGCAGGCCGTGCAGATCAACACCGACGGCGGCTGCCATCTGGACAGCAATATGATTTTATCCTCGCTGGATAGTTTGAACCTTAAAGGCATGGATATTCTTTTTATTGAAAATGTGGGAAATCTCGTCTGTCCGGTCGAGTTCGATTGCGGAGAAGACGCCAAGGTGGCTCTGCTGAGTGTGGCCGAGGGCGACGACAAGCCGGAAAAATACCCCCTGCTCTTCAATCTGGCCAAAGTTATGGTCTTGAACAAAATCGACCTGATGCCCCACGTCGATTTTGACCGCGCCCGCGCCCGCGCCTTTGCCGCAAAGCTGAATAAGGACCTGGAGATTTTTGAGCTTTCCTGCCGCAGCGGCGAAGGGCTTTCCGGCTGGTATGACTGGCTGCGCAAGGCGCGCATGGAGAAAAAAACCGCATGA
- a CDS encoding mannose-1-phosphate guanylyltransferase/mannose-6-phosphate isomerase has protein sequence MKFCPVILCGGFGTRLWPLSRSHYPKQFMDLGGRRSLFSDTLIRVKDMPDMPPPLVICNEEQRFLAAAQLQAEYPGHAGRIILEPLGRNTAPAIAVAALAALHAETSPPFLLVLPSDHAIKDRTLFAQAVVKAADIALNGRLVVFGIQPTKAETGYGWLERGDALETGYTLRRFVEKPCRKDAEAMLATGGYYWNSGMFLFAPQLYLQELQRYAPEIYAHSLAAFEGRRTDTDFIHLDNTAFSACPSDSIDYAVMEKTAYAAMVPLDVGWSDLGSWAALYAMSDKDKNGNVRVGDIIAEDTADTYLHSSGRLIAALGIHDMIVVETGDTVLVADKERTEDVKKLVARLADEKRAEKDVHLRVLRPWGWYETLALGNRFQVKRIMVNPGAALSLQMHHHRAEHWVVVSGTGEIAVGDNVVLLHEDQSTYIPLGVKHRLCNPGRMPLEIIEVQSGAYLDEDDIVRFEDHYGRFMP, from the coding sequence GTGAAATTCTGTCCCGTGATATTGTGCGGGGGCTTCGGCACGCGGCTCTGGCCGCTCTCACGCAGCCACTATCCCAAACAGTTTATGGATCTGGGCGGGCGGCGCAGCCTTTTCAGCGACACGCTGATCAGGGTCAAGGACATGCCGGACATGCCGCCGCCGCTGGTCATCTGCAATGAAGAGCAGCGTTTTCTCGCCGCAGCGCAGTTGCAGGCCGAATATCCGGGCCATGCCGGACGCATCATCCTTGAACCTCTCGGACGCAATACGGCTCCGGCCATAGCCGTCGCAGCGCTGGCCGCGCTGCACGCGGAAACATCCCCGCCCTTTCTTCTGGTGCTGCCGTCCGACCATGCGATAAAGGACAGAACCCTTTTTGCGCAGGCAGTGGTCAAAGCCGCAGACATCGCCCTGAACGGCCGCCTTGTGGTCTTCGGTATTCAGCCGACAAAAGCGGAAACCGGCTACGGCTGGCTTGAACGCGGCGACGCGCTTGAGACAGGCTACACGCTGCGGCGCTTTGTGGAAAAGCCCTGTCGAAAAGACGCAGAAGCCATGCTGGCCACCGGTGGATATTACTGGAACAGCGGCATGTTCTTGTTCGCCCCCCAACTGTATCTTCAGGAACTGCAGCGCTACGCTCCCGAAATATATGCGCATTCCCTCGCAGCCTTTGAAGGGCGGCGCACTGACACAGATTTTATACACCTTGACAATACCGCTTTTTCGGCATGTCCGTCTGACTCCATTGACTATGCCGTCATGGAAAAAACCGCGTATGCGGCCATGGTGCCGCTTGACGTCGGCTGGAGCGACCTCGGCTCTTGGGCGGCGCTGTATGCAATGTCAGACAAGGATAAAAACGGCAACGTCCGTGTGGGGGATATCATTGCCGAAGACACGGCGGACACATATCTGCATTCCAGCGGGCGGCTTATTGCAGCTCTGGGAATACACGACATGATTGTGGTGGAGACCGGCGATACGGTTCTGGTGGCGGATAAAGAACGCACCGAAGATGTCAAAAAACTCGTTGCACGCCTTGCCGATGAGAAAAGAGCGGAAAAAGACGTCCACCTGCGCGTGTTGCGGCCTTGGGGCTGGTATGAAACCCTGGCGCTCGGCAACAGGTTTCAGGTCAAACGCATTATGGTCAACCCCGGCGCGGCGCTTTCCCTACAGATGCACCACCACCGCGCGGAGCATTGGGTTGTGGTGAGCGGAACGGGAGAAATCGCTGTGGGAGACAATGTTGTTCTTCTGCATGAAGACCAGTCCACCTATATTCCCCTTGGCGTAAAACACCGTCTGTGCAACCCCGGCAGGATGCCGCTTGAAATTATTGAGGTTCAGAGCGGTGCATATCTCGACGAAGATGATATTGTACGTTTTGAAGACCACTACGGCCGTTTTATGCCGTGA
- a CDS encoding Fur family transcriptional regulator translates to MTSVTNDFLNCFLQFMNRKGLNTTSQRCAIAAAFFDLPGHHSLEEFYQHIVRQDPGIGQTTVYRTLKLLCEAGFASEIHFSDGIARYEVAKPNSHHDHIVCLSCGKILEICNQRIEALQRELAASRDFTLSGHVHNLYGCCADCRNGVGNDKGRAAEPEDLRK, encoded by the coding sequence ATGACGTCCGTAACGAATGATTTTCTGAACTGTTTCTTGCAGTTCATGAACCGCAAGGGGCTGAACACCACCTCACAGCGCTGCGCTATTGCCGCCGCCTTTTTTGATCTGCCCGGCCACCATTCGCTGGAGGAATTTTATCAGCACATCGTCAGACAGGATCCGGGCATAGGTCAGACAACCGTCTATCGCACCCTGAAGCTGCTTTGCGAGGCCGGCTTTGCCTCGGAAATACATTTCAGCGACGGCATAGCCCGCTATGAAGTGGCAAAGCCGAACAGCCACCATGACCATATCGTCTGCCTGAGTTGTGGAAAAATTCTGGAAATTTGCAATCAGCGCATTGAAGCGCTCCAACGTGAGCTGGCGGCGAGCCGTGATTTCACCTTGAGCGGTCATGTGCACAATCTTTACGGCTGTTGCGCGGACTGCCGCAACGGCGTCGGCAACGACAAAGGACGGGCTGCCGAGCCGGAAGATTTGCGCAAGTAA
- the uvrA gene encoding excinuclease ABC subunit UvrA, with protein MNIADERVIHIEKARQHNLKNVSLDIPRDELVVICGPSGSGKSTLAFDIVYAEGQRRYVESLSAYARQFLPKMDKPDVEKIEGLSPAISLEQQSVSRNPRSTVGTVTEIHDFLRVFFARLGRMYCPSCGRSIEARAGDEIISDILALPQGAKFMLLAPLIEMQKGTHANRFKKLRAEGFARVRVDGGFCTLDDVPILDKNKKHSIDLVVDRLVNKDGIRSRLANSVELTLRYGDGRLVLHELGSAQTKIRETIHSTISVCPYCRISLPALSPQLFSFNGPQGACPRCVGLGSVDYFEPRLIAPNRGLALNAGALLPWAAEKSFRRYETALAALGKRFKFKLSTPLDQFSDTALTALFYGEDESGKPAVGSPGLRRNWMGGSVALGATGDYQSEHFKTAQHINIDPGKMKKRWPGVVPLLEKGMEYGNAWREELLRFRQSTNCPDCDGARLKPDALAVRVDDLNIAAFCALSVERALAWLHGRNFSGRRTRIAEPLMKELTHRLSFMYNVGLEYISLGRSMVTLSGGEAQRIRLASQLGSGLVGVTYVLDEPSIGLHPRDNERLLDTLRSLKKRGNTVLVVEHDEATICAADTVIELGPGSGAQGGEIMFAGSVEALLGKANTLTARYLRGEEFIALPDKRRAGKGEIVLHNVTTNNLRGIDCRIPLGVMTCVTGVSGSGKSSLVVDTLYKHLALQLGLRVDQPGTIGGITYTGGIHPVERLVAIDQTPIGRTPRSNPATYAKIFDEIRSIFAMTADGRQRGYKPGRFSFNVRGGRCEACSGDGQIRVEMHFLQDVYVICDVCKGKRYNHETLEVRYRGLNIAEVLDLTVHQARQLFGNYRTLERRLAVLEEVGLEYLRLGQPATTLSGGEAQRIKISRELGKRSLPGSLYILDEPTTGLHMHEVGKLIKVLHALVDKGAGVVVIEHNTDMILAADHVLDMGPGGGENGGLIVSAGTPEAIVADPDSVTGRFLMRERTDRRRHRLRGT; from the coding sequence ATGAACATAGCCGACGAACGCGTTATTCATATTGAAAAGGCCAGGCAGCACAATCTCAAAAATGTAAGCCTCGACATTCCCCGCGACGAGCTTGTGGTGATCTGCGGGCCGTCCGGCTCCGGCAAATCCACGCTCGCTTTTGACATTGTGTACGCCGAAGGCCAGCGCCGCTATGTGGAATCCCTGTCGGCCTACGCCCGCCAGTTTTTGCCCAAGATGGACAAGCCGGATGTGGAGAAGATCGAGGGTCTTTCCCCTGCCATTTCTCTGGAGCAGCAAAGCGTTTCGCGCAATCCCCGCTCCACTGTGGGCACGGTGACGGAAATTCACGATTTTCTGCGCGTTTTTTTCGCGCGCTTGGGGCGCATGTACTGTCCTTCCTGCGGCCGCTCTATTGAGGCCCGTGCCGGCGACGAAATCATCAGTGACATTCTGGCCCTCCCGCAAGGCGCAAAGTTCATGTTGCTGGCGCCACTCATAGAGATGCAGAAAGGCACGCACGCGAACAGGTTTAAAAAACTCAGGGCCGAGGGTTTTGCCCGCGTGCGCGTGGACGGCGGCTTTTGCACGCTGGACGACGTGCCCATTCTGGACAAAAACAAAAAACACTCTATCGACCTTGTTGTGGACCGTCTGGTGAACAAGGATGGCATACGCAGCCGTCTGGCAAATTCCGTGGAACTGACCCTGCGCTATGGCGACGGCCGCCTTGTGCTGCACGAGCTCGGATCAGCGCAGACAAAAATCAGGGAAACCATCCATTCCACAATTTCGGTCTGTCCGTACTGCCGCATATCTCTGCCTGCGTTGAGCCCGCAGCTTTTTTCCTTCAACGGCCCGCAAGGAGCCTGCCCGCGTTGCGTTGGTCTGGGCAGCGTGGACTATTTTGAGCCGCGTCTCATCGCGCCCAACCGGGGGCTGGCGCTCAATGCGGGCGCGCTGCTGCCTTGGGCGGCGGAAAAATCCTTCCGACGGTATGAAACGGCGCTCGCGGCACTGGGGAAACGTTTTAAATTTAAACTTTCAACACCGCTGGACCAATTTTCCGACACAGCCCTGACCGCCCTGTTTTACGGCGAAGACGAAAGCGGCAAACCGGCCGTCGGCTCGCCGGGCCTGCGCCGCAACTGGATGGGCGGCAGCGTGGCTTTGGGCGCCACAGGCGACTATCAGAGCGAACATTTCAAAACAGCGCAACATATCAATATTGATCCCGGCAAGATGAAAAAACGCTGGCCCGGCGTGGTGCCGCTTTTGGAAAAAGGCATGGAATACGGCAACGCCTGGCGGGAAGAACTTTTACGTTTTCGTCAGTCCACAAACTGCCCGGACTGTGATGGCGCGCGCCTCAAGCCGGACGCCCTTGCCGTGCGGGTAGACGATCTGAACATTGCCGCTTTTTGCGCCCTTTCTGTGGAACGCGCGCTTGCATGGCTTCACGGACGCAACTTCAGCGGACGCCGCACGCGCATTGCCGAACCGCTGATGAAAGAACTCACCCACCGTCTTTCCTTTATGTACAACGTCGGCCTGGAGTATATCTCCCTCGGCCGCTCCATGGTCACTCTGTCCGGCGGAGAAGCCCAGCGCATCCGTCTGGCCTCGCAGCTCGGCTCCGGTCTTGTGGGCGTGACATATGTTCTGGACGAGCCTTCCATCGGTCTGCACCCGCGCGACAACGAACGCCTGCTCGACACTCTGCGCTCTCTGAAAAAACGCGGCAATACAGTGCTCGTTGTGGAGCACGACGAAGCCACTATCTGCGCGGCCGACACGGTTATTGAACTCGGGCCTGGCTCCGGCGCGCAGGGCGGCGAAATCATGTTTGCAGGAAGTGTTGAAGCCTTGCTCGGCAAGGCGAACACGCTCACGGCCCGCTATCTGCGCGGGGAGGAATTCATCGCGCTGCCGGACAAACGCCGTGCAGGCAAAGGTGAAATTGTGCTGCACAACGTCACCACCAACAATCTGCGCGGCATTGACTGCCGTATTCCCCTTGGGGTGATGACCTGCGTGACGGGGGTTTCCGGCTCCGGCAAAAGCTCGCTCGTTGTGGACACGCTCTACAAACATCTGGCGCTGCAACTCGGCCTGCGCGTGGACCAGCCGGGCACCATCGGCGGGATCACATACACCGGCGGCATACACCCCGTTGAACGTCTTGTGGCCATTGACCAGACGCCCATAGGCCGCACGCCGCGTTCCAACCCCGCTACCTACGCCAAGATTTTTGACGAAATCCGCTCCATCTTTGCCATGACGGCGGATGGGCGGCAGCGCGGCTACAAGCCCGGCCGTTTCAGCTTCAACGTGCGCGGCGGCCGCTGCGAAGCCTGCAGCGGAGATGGCCAAATACGCGTGGAAATGCATTTTCTGCAGGACGTGTATGTGATCTGCGACGTGTGCAAGGGCAAACGCTACAATCACGAAACCCTGGAAGTGCGCTACAGGGGGCTGAATATCGCGGAAGTGCTGGACCTGACGGTACATCAGGCGCGACAGCTTTTTGGAAATTACCGGACTCTTGAACGCCGCCTCGCTGTGCTGGAAGAAGTGGGTCTGGAATATCTGCGCCTTGGACAACCTGCCACAACGCTTTCCGGCGGCGAAGCGCAGAGAATCAAAATATCGCGCGAACTCGGCAAAAGATCCCTGCCCGGCAGTTTGTATATTTTGGACGAACCCACCACAGGCCTGCACATGCACGAGGTCGGCAAACTCATCAAGGTGCTGCACGCCCTGGTGGACAAGGGCGCCGGCGTTGTCGTGATTGAGCACAATACGGACATGATACTCGCGGCGGACCATGTGCTGGACATGGGGCCCGGGGGCGGGGAAAACGGCGGGCTGATTGTTTCCGCGGGAACGCCGGAAGCCATTGTGGCCGACCCGGACTCCGTGACAGGCCGCTTTTTGATGCGGGAGCGGACTGACAGGCGCAGACACCGCCTGCGCGGCACATAA
- a CDS encoding MOSC domain-containing protein, with protein sequence MGEILAICISKRKGTPKKPVNSAVLVENYGFEHDAHAGNLHRQVSLLSSDRIEDFRRRGFVAPFGCFGENLVVRDIDLVTLPVGTRFACGDALLEMTQIGKECHNHCQIYHAVGECIMPTQGVFAKVLRGGVITTGADLAVLPPEIQGQ encoded by the coding sequence ATGGGTGAAATTCTCGCAATCTGCATAAGCAAACGCAAAGGGACGCCCAAAAAGCCGGTGAATTCGGCAGTGCTTGTTGAAAATTACGGCTTTGAACACGATGCCCATGCCGGCAACCTGCACAGACAGGTGAGTCTGCTTTCTTCGGATCGCATTGAGGATTTTCGCCGTCGGGGCTTTGTCGCGCCGTTCGGCTGTTTTGGGGAAAATCTGGTGGTGCGGGATATTGATCTTGTAACGCTGCCCGTGGGCACGCGTTTCGCATGCGGAGACGCTTTGCTTGAAATGACGCAGATAGGCAAGGAATGTCACAACCATTGTCAGATATATCACGCCGTGGGCGAGTGCATCATGCCGACGCAGGGGGTCTTTGCCAAAGTGCTGCGCGGCGGCGTGATAACAACGGGCGCTGATCTTGCGGTTTTGCCGCCGGAAATCCAAGGGCAATAA
- a CDS encoding helicase-related protein, whose amino-acid sequence MSSSSIDRIESAVSGNVFVETNLCIARLDKLSRNEEIQEKLRITDWDLIVCEEKFGKQAAEYAFSDDYDEDDLPSGELEATEENVADQASAASTIRELEAEISTLKQLESMANAVRVSGENRKWEELSGLLQNDKAMFDGEGLREKLIIFTEHRDTLRYLTEKIRSLFGHDKSVVVIHGGVLRDARRKVEELFKQDKDMRILIATDAAGEGINLQRAHLMVNYDLPWNPTALNSTSAESTA is encoded by the coding sequence TTGTCATCCTCATCAATTGACCGTATTGAGTCCGCCGTATCCGGCAATGTTTTTGTGGAAACGAATCTCTGCATAGCCCGTTTGGACAAGCTATCCAGAAATGAGGAAATTCAGGAAAAACTGCGCATTACAGATTGGGATTTGATTGTCTGCGAGGAAAAATTCGGCAAGCAGGCGGCTGAATATGCCTTTTCAGATGACTATGACGAAGACGATTTGCCGTCCGGTGAATTGGAAGCCACGGAAGAAAATGTGGCGGATCAGGCGTCCGCCGCATCCACTATTCGCGAACTTGAGGCTGAAATCTCCACCTTGAAACAGCTTGAGAGCATGGCGAACGCAGTTCGCGTAAGCGGCGAAAACCGCAAATGGGAGGAGCTTTCCGGGCTGTTACAGAATGACAAGGCCATGTTCGACGGCGAAGGACTACGCGAGAAGCTCATTATTTTTACGGAACACCGGGACACCTTGCGCTATCTTACGGAGAAAATCCGTTCTTTGTTCGGACATGACAAATCGGTTGTGGTCATTCACGGCGGTGTGCTGCGGGATGCACGCCGCAAGGTGGAGGAACTCTTCAAACAGGACAAAGACATGCGTATTCTGATTGCCACGGACGCGGCGGGTGAAGGTATCAACCTTCAGCGGGCGCATTTGATGGTCAATTATGACCTGCCCTGGAACCCAACCGCCTTGAACAGCACTTCGGCAGAATCCACCGCATAG
- a CDS encoding SPOR domain-containing protein gives MTFRQPDTEQDKSNDGLRLPSFFAACFLVVAAIVLAYLAGVMRGRTHADSADGQHAAVNAATTDKTDDRYNTQQRNSNENQRILAPEELRFASILRDTPTTAPRTQSFKPVTATPQPAAQPDAIPRTAENPSPQPTQQQSMNDYVFQVAALKNEDSVDALRQRLEGKGLRTRMQRDGKRFLVLVLLRGDETRAAEITQLMADMRLGKPVVRSRKPLVAP, from the coding sequence ATGACGTTCAGACAGCCTGATACGGAGCAAGACAAAAGCAATGACGGCCTGCGCCTGCCGTCATTTTTTGCGGCGTGTTTTCTCGTTGTGGCGGCCATTGTTCTTGCTTATCTGGCAGGAGTCATGCGCGGCAGAACCCACGCGGACAGCGCTGACGGGCAACATGCCGCAGTGAACGCCGCTACGACGGACAAGACGGACGACAGGTACAATACGCAGCAGAGAAACAGCAATGAAAACCAGCGGATACTTGCACCCGAAGAATTGCGTTTTGCCAGCATATTACGGGATACCCCGACAACGGCGCCCAGAACGCAGTCTTTCAAACCCGTGACCGCAACGCCACAACCTGCGGCGCAGCCCGACGCAATCCCGCGGACGGCTGAAAACCCCTCCCCGCAACCGACGCAGCAGCAATCCATGAACGACTATGTTTTTCAGGTGGCCGCACTCAAAAATGAAGACAGCGTGGACGCGCTGCGCCAGCGACTGGAAGGCAAAGGACTGCGCACACGCATGCAGCGTGACGGCAAAAGATTTCTTGTTCTGGTCTTGCTGCGCGGCGATGAAACAAGGGCCGCCGAAATAACGCAACTTATGGCAGACATGCGTCTGGGCAAACCTGTCGTGCGCAGCCGTAAGCCGCTTGTCGCCCCCTGA
- a CDS encoding DEAD/DEAH box helicase family protein, with product MTGLFIRELIARGAVKRCLIVSPGNLAEQWQDELYRKFQLRFVILIN from the coding sequence ATGACCGGCCTGTTCATAAGGGAGCTGATTGCGCGCGGGGCTGTGAAACGCTGCCTGATTGTCTCCCCCGGCAATCTGGCAGAACAATGGCAGGATGAACTGTACCGCAAATTTCAGCTGCGTTTTGTCATCCTCATCAATTGA
- the xerD gene encoding site-specific tyrosine recombinase XerD encodes MEHLSELIDPWCDCLHAQRGLSPRTVEAYTLDMENFFLFSAELAQSGVSPAPPPVQTGPDEQHIFLYLAWLRSRGNTSPTLARRLAALRAFFSFAVEEGVITANPMTLLENPKMPLHLPEVLSREEMESLLNQPDMKEKCGRRDRCILELLYAAGLRVSELCSLALADLDLQRGLVRVFGKGAKERLAPLHGLMQKMLDEYLRDWRPLFMPAGSRIFINRSGHGLTRQYIWKIVKKYALLAGIRRHISPHTFRHSFATHLLEGGADLRAVQMLLGHADISATEIYTHVQAERLRSVHRQFHPRSRM; translated from the coding sequence ATGGAACACCTGAGCGAGCTGATTGATCCTTGGTGTGACTGCCTGCATGCGCAACGGGGGCTTTCACCGCGCACGGTGGAGGCCTATACCTTGGACATGGAAAATTTTTTTCTGTTTTCCGCGGAGCTTGCCCAAAGCGGCGTCTCCCCCGCCCCGCCACCCGTTCAGACCGGGCCGGACGAGCAGCATATCTTTCTCTACCTCGCATGGCTGCGCAGCCGCGGCAACACGTCACCGACGCTGGCGCGACGTCTGGCTGCCCTGCGCGCTTTTTTCAGTTTTGCCGTGGAGGAGGGCGTCATCACCGCAAACCCCATGACATTGCTGGAAAACCCAAAAATGCCGCTGCACCTGCCGGAAGTGCTGAGCCGGGAAGAAATGGAAAGCCTGCTGAACCAGCCGGACATGAAAGAAAAATGCGGGCGGCGCGACCGTTGCATTCTGGAATTGCTGTATGCCGCCGGTCTGCGGGTTTCCGAGCTGTGCAGTCTGGCGCTTGCCGATCTGGATTTGCAGCGCGGGCTTGTACGCGTGTTCGGCAAAGGGGCCAAAGAACGCCTTGCGCCGCTGCACGGCCTGATGCAGAAAATGCTTGACGAATATCTGCGCGACTGGCGGCCCCTGTTCATGCCCGCCGGCAGCCGCATCTTCATCAACCGGTCCGGTCACGGCCTGACGCGCCAGTATATCTGGAAAATCGTTAAAAAATATGCGCTGCTTGCCGGAATACGGCGGCATATCTCTCCGCATACCTTCCGGCATTCCTTTGCCACCCATCTTCTGGAAGGCGGGGCGGATTTGCGCGCCGTGCAGATGCTGCTCGGACATGCCGACATAAGCGCCACAGAAATCTATACCCACGTTCAGGCAGAACGCCTGCGCAGCGTGCACCGTCAATTCCACCCGCGAAGCAGGATGTAA
- a CDS encoding DUF3883 domain-containing protein has product MLVATIDLLRERNIDVLKRGSVFIDDNDFGMEARLLFYIEDAIQDGVILPNGGKRVISKHIHLVEIKEDGTPLHVGYAPYLDYRAAMADEQASVQSFIGKQTWLQKDVEDLAHGYAIANIIPAHFSEVRTRKEHLIGKTVSLTAEIQYWDFRAADLKQKEAAGKVNARLNSQLAARRAEELAARLQKRLAELETEKLISAMPPVVVGGALVIPRGLLNRLMGTSPADMPETPDTATRQAVEHAAMQSVMDIEKELGFIPRDVSAAKCGYDVESFIPEDRRGEANACLRFIEVKGRAKGADTVTVTKNEILTALNKPEEFIFALVEVDGDKTRTTYLKKPFRAGSKNNYCPGLPQASRRRAHLHSP; this is encoded by the coding sequence TTGCTGGTAGCAACCATTGATCTGCTCCGTGAGCGCAATATAGACGTGCTCAAGCGCGGTTCTGTCTTCATTGACGATAACGACTTTGGTATGGAAGCGCGTTTGCTGTTCTATATTGAAGATGCAATTCAGGACGGTGTAATCCTGCCGAACGGCGGCAAGCGTGTCATCTCCAAACATATCCATCTTGTGGAGATTAAGGAAGACGGTACGCCTCTTCATGTCGGATATGCCCCGTATCTGGATTACAGGGCGGCAATGGCTGATGAGCAAGCGTCCGTGCAGAGTTTTATCGGCAAACAGACCTGGCTGCAAAAAGATGTGGAAGACTTGGCGCATGGCTATGCTATTGCCAATATCATCCCTGCCCATTTTTCCGAAGTGCGGACGCGCAAGGAACACCTGATTGGAAAGACAGTCAGCCTGACCGCCGAGATACAGTATTGGGATTTCCGGGCCGCCGATTTGAAGCAAAAGGAAGCTGCCGGAAAAGTTAATGCCCGGCTCAATTCACAGCTTGCGGCAAGACGCGCCGAGGAACTGGCGGCGCGATTGCAGAAACGGCTTGCTGAACTCGAAACGGAAAAGCTGATTTCCGCCATGCCGCCTGTGGTGGTCGGCGGCGCGTTGGTCATTCCGCGCGGGTTGCTGAACCGGCTTATGGGCACGTCTCCCGCCGATATGCCTGAGACGCCTGATACGGCGACACGGCAGGCGGTTGAACACGCCGCCATGCAATCGGTTATGGATATTGAAAAAGAGCTTGGATTCATCCCGCGTGATGTCAGTGCCGCAAAATGCGGCTATGACGTGGAATCTTTCATACCAGAGGATCGACGCGGCGAGGCCAACGCCTGCTTGCGCTTCATCGAAGTGAAGGGTCGCGCGAAAGGCGCGGATACCGTTACAGTGACAAAAAATGAGATACTGACCGCGCTGAACAAGCCGGAAGAATTTATTTTTGCCCTTGTCGAGGTGGATGGAGACAAAACGCGGACGACATATCTGAAAAAACCTTTCCGCGCGGGAAGTAAGAACAATTATTGTCCTGGTTTGCCGCAAGCGTCCCGCCGACGCGCCCATCTGCACTCGCCGTGA
- a CDS encoding hydrogenase maturation nickel metallochaperone HypA/HybF, translating into MHEISLVQSLLCMAEEEIFRRNCARLLMARVEYGALSGVVPKALQFCFDAMIQGTPHEGARLELACLPLRLRCPFCGRVFGGQDQDALHLPCPGCGELFGHIVEQGKELILSRLEIL; encoded by the coding sequence GTGCATGAAATATCTCTGGTACAAAGCCTGCTCTGCATGGCGGAAGAAGAAATCTTCCGCCGGAACTGTGCCCGTCTGCTCATGGCGCGGGTGGAATACGGCGCGCTTTCCGGAGTTGTGCCGAAGGCGCTGCAATTTTGTTTTGACGCCATGATACAGGGCACGCCGCATGAGGGAGCGCGCCTCGAACTCGCCTGTTTGCCGCTACGCCTGCGCTGCCCCTTTTGCGGCAGGGTTTTCGGCGGGCAGGATCAGGACGCGCTCCACCTGCCATGCCCCGGCTGCGGCGAACTGTTCGGTCATATTGTGGAACAAGGCAAAGAACTGATTTTAAGCCGTCTGGAAATCCTGTAG